The Ziziphus jujuba cultivar Dongzao chromosome 7, ASM3175591v1 genome includes a region encoding these proteins:
- the LOC107425279 gene encoding uncharacterized protein LOC107425279 isoform X2, whose product MGWIKIPSIFTSNNLPKLPSSNPVQENLVNKHDKQQDNGFPNSLFRFFRRLMSRNKIDGGSRTEAEEKVYSWLYALAQSEKDIVFEYVRSTERGLSFTEAERRLRENGPNILMDYSFPSWWQLLWTAFFHPFNIILIVLSILSYISSDFTNGGIMLFLVFISVSLRFYQEYSSSKAAMKLSELVRCPVKVQRCAGRIVQTELVVQVDQRDIVPGDIVIFEPGDLFPGDVRLLSSKHLVVSQSSLTGESGTTEKTSDIREDASTPLLDLKNICFMVVASALTPQMLPLIVNTSLAKGALAMARDRCIVKSLTAIRDMGSMDILCIDKTGTLTMDQAIMVGFLDSWGSAKEKVLRFAFLNSYFKTDQKYPLDDAILGFVYTNGYRFQPSKLRKIDEIPFDFIRRRVSVILEVEAENRNHQFLDRFMVTKGALEEVIKVCSFIEHVDKNEISILSPEDQQRILSMGEEISNEGLRVIAVATKRLKTQTRKESRPNDDTVESDMVFLGLITFFDPPKDSAKQALWRLAEKGVKAKVLTGDSLYLAIKICKEVGIRTTHVVTGPELELLQQDSFHETVKRATVLARLTPTQKLRVVQSLQTAGNHVVGFLGDGVNDSLALDAANVGISVDSGASVAKDYADIILLEKDLNVLVAGVEHGRLTFGNTMKYIKMSVIANLGSVISLLIATLCLKYEPLTPKQLLTQNFLYSVGQIAIPWDKMEEDYVKIPQRWSEKGLPMFILWNGPVCTLCDVATVMFLWFYYKIYSTTDIKFFHSAWFIEGLLMQTLIIHLIRTEKIPFIQEFASWPVICSTIVISAIGISIPFTLIGKVMGFVSLPLSYFGFLVVLFIGYFSIGQVVKRAYILVYKRWL is encoded by the exons ATGGGATGGATCAAAATTCCCAGCATTTTCACCTCAAATAATCTCCCCAAACTTCCTTCTTCGAATCCCGTTCAAGAAAACCTTGTCAATAAACACGATAAGCAGCAAGATAATGGATTTCCCAATTCTTTATTTCGCTTCTTCAGGAGGCTTATGTCCAGAA ATAAAATTGATGGAGGGTCAAGAACAGAGGCAGAAGAGAAGGTTTACTCTTGGCTATATGCCTTGGCTCAGTCTGAAAAGGATATAGTTTTTGAATATGTCCGATCCACTGAAAGGG GATTGAGCTTTACAGAAGCAGAGAGGAGACTGAGGGAAAACGGGCCAAATATTCTTATGGATTATTCCTTTCCAAGCTGGTGGCAACTTCTGTGGACTGCGTTCTTTCATCCCTTTAACATCATTTTGATTGTCTTATCCATACTCTCATACATATCGAGTGATTTCACAAATGGAGGGATAatgctttttttggttttcataagTGTCTCCCTCAGATTCTATCAG GAATACAGCAGTTCAAAAGCAGCTATGAAACTTTCGGAATTAGTTAGATGTCCAGTCAAAGTTCAAAGATGTGCTGGTAGGATTGTCCAGACAGAACTAGTAGTTCAAGTTGATCAAAGAGATATAGTTCCTGGAGATATTGTCATTTTTGAACCCGGAGACCTTTTTCCTGGAGATGTGAGATTGTTGTCTTCAAAACACCTTGTTGTAAG TCAGTCGTCATTAACAGGAGAGTCTGGGACGACTGAGAAAACATCTGATATCAGAGAAGATGCTAGCACTCCTTTACTCGATTTGAAGAATATTTGCTTCATGGTAG TTGCAAGTGCACTGACTCCTCAAATGCTTCCCCTCATAGTCAACACAAGTTTAGCAAAAGGAGCACTTGCTATGGCCAGAGACAGATGCATAGTCAAGAGCTTAACTGCCATACGAGACATGGGATCTAT GGATATCCTATGCATAGACAAGACTGGTACACTCACCATGGACCAAGCAATCATGGTTGGTTTTCTTGACAGTTGGGGTTCAGCCAAAGAAAAGGTTCTGCGCTTTGCTTTCCTAAACTCCTATTTCAAGACTGATCAAAAGTATCCCCTGGATGAcgcaattttgggatttgtaTATACAAATGGATACAGATTCCAGCCATCCAAGTTGAGAAAGATAGATGAGATTCCTTTCGATTTCATACGAAGAAGAGTATCTGTTATCCTGGAAGTTGAAGCAGAAAATAGAAACCATCAATTCCTTGATCGATTTATGGTAACTAAAGGGGCACTGGAAGAAGTTATAAAAGTTTGTTCTTTCATTGAGCATGTTGATAAGAATGAGATTAGTATTTTATCTCCAGAAGACCAACAGAGGATTTTATCAATGGGCGAAGAAATAAGCAATGAAGGATTAAGAGTTATAGCAGTTGCAACAAAGAGGCTGAAAACG CAAACAAGGAAAGAAAGCAGACCCAATGACGATACTGTTGAATCAGACATGGTGTTCCTTGGGCTTATAACATTCTTTGATCCACCCAAAGACTCAGCGAAGCAAGCTCTGTGGAGGTTGGCTGAGAAGGGAGTAAAAGCAAAAGTATTAACAGGTGACTCGCTTTATCTGGCAATAAAGATTTGCAAAGAAGTTGGCATCAGAACAACCCATGTCGTTACTGGACCAGAGCTTGAGCTACTCCAACAGGATTCCTTCCATGAGACTGTCAAAAGAGCAACAGTACTAGCTCGGCTCACACCAACACAGAAACTCCGAGTTGTTCAGTCCTTGCAGACAGCCGGTAACCATGTTGTTGGGTTTTTAGGAGATGGAGTAAACGACTCGCTTGCTCTAGATGCAGCCAATGTAGGTATCTCAGTTGATTCAGGAGCATCTGTTGCAAAAGACTATGCTGACATTATCTTGTTGGAGAAAGACCTTAATGTCCTAGTTGCAGGAGTTGAGCATGGTAGACTGACTTTTGGAAACACTATGAAGTACATAAAAATGTCAGTCATTGCCAATTTAGGAAGCGTTATCTCACTCTTGATAGCAACTTTGTGCTTGAAATATGAGCCTTTGACTCCTAAGCAGCTCCTTACTCAAAACTTCTTGTACAGTGTGGGGCAGATTGCAATCCCATGGGACAAAATGGAAGAAGATTATGTGAAGATCCCACAGAGATGGTCCGAGAAAGGCTTACCGATGTTCATTCTGTGGAATGGTCCAGTGTGTACACTCTGTGATGTTGCCACAGTTATGTTCCTTTGGTTCTACTATAAGATTTACAGTACAACGGATATAAaattcttccattctgcttggTTCATTGAAGGACTTCTGATGCAGACACTGATCATCCACTTGATCCGGACTGAGAAAATCCCCTTCATCCAAGAGTTTGCCTCATGGCCTGTGATATGTTCAACTATTGTGATTTCTGCCATTGGAATCTCAATTCCGTTCACATTGATCGGGAAAGTCATGGGATTTGTTTCCTTGCCACTGTCATACTTTGGGTTTCTGGTGGTGCTTTTTATAGGATATTTTTCAATTGGACAGGTGGTCAAGAGAGCTTACATTTTGGTTTACAAAAGATGGCTTTAG
- the LOC107425279 gene encoding uncharacterized protein LOC107425279 isoform X1 produces MGWIKIPSIFTSNNLPKLPSSNPVQENLVNKHDKQQDNGFPNSLFRFFRRLMSRNKIDGGSRTEAEEKVYSWLYALAQSEKDIVFEYVRSTERGLSFTEAERRLRENGPNILMDYSFPSWWQLLWTAFFHPFNIILIVLSILSYISSDFTNGGIMLFLVFISVSLRFYQEYSSSKAAMKLSELVRCPVKVQRCAGRIVQTELVVQVDQRDIVPGDIVIFEPGDLFPGDVRLLSSKHLVVSQSSLTGESGTTEKTSDIREDASTPLLDLKNICFMGTNVVSGSGSGLVVSTGSMTYMSTMFSTIGKSKPPDDFENGVRRISYALIAIMLLIVTFIVATDYFTSHDLSESFLFGISVASALTPQMLPLIVNTSLAKGALAMARDRCIVKSLTAIRDMGSMDILCIDKTGTLTMDQAIMVGFLDSWGSAKEKVLRFAFLNSYFKTDQKYPLDDAILGFVYTNGYRFQPSKLRKIDEIPFDFIRRRVSVILEVEAENRNHQFLDRFMVTKGALEEVIKVCSFIEHVDKNEISILSPEDQQRILSMGEEISNEGLRVIAVATKRLKTQTRKESRPNDDTVESDMVFLGLITFFDPPKDSAKQALWRLAEKGVKAKVLTGDSLYLAIKICKEVGIRTTHVVTGPELELLQQDSFHETVKRATVLARLTPTQKLRVVQSLQTAGNHVVGFLGDGVNDSLALDAANVGISVDSGASVAKDYADIILLEKDLNVLVAGVEHGRLTFGNTMKYIKMSVIANLGSVISLLIATLCLKYEPLTPKQLLTQNFLYSVGQIAIPWDKMEEDYVKIPQRWSEKGLPMFILWNGPVCTLCDVATVMFLWFYYKIYSTTDIKFFHSAWFIEGLLMQTLIIHLIRTEKIPFIQEFASWPVICSTIVISAIGISIPFTLIGKVMGFVSLPLSYFGFLVVLFIGYFSIGQVVKRAYILVYKRWL; encoded by the exons ATGGGATGGATCAAAATTCCCAGCATTTTCACCTCAAATAATCTCCCCAAACTTCCTTCTTCGAATCCCGTTCAAGAAAACCTTGTCAATAAACACGATAAGCAGCAAGATAATGGATTTCCCAATTCTTTATTTCGCTTCTTCAGGAGGCTTATGTCCAGAA ATAAAATTGATGGAGGGTCAAGAACAGAGGCAGAAGAGAAGGTTTACTCTTGGCTATATGCCTTGGCTCAGTCTGAAAAGGATATAGTTTTTGAATATGTCCGATCCACTGAAAGGG GATTGAGCTTTACAGAAGCAGAGAGGAGACTGAGGGAAAACGGGCCAAATATTCTTATGGATTATTCCTTTCCAAGCTGGTGGCAACTTCTGTGGACTGCGTTCTTTCATCCCTTTAACATCATTTTGATTGTCTTATCCATACTCTCATACATATCGAGTGATTTCACAAATGGAGGGATAatgctttttttggttttcataagTGTCTCCCTCAGATTCTATCAG GAATACAGCAGTTCAAAAGCAGCTATGAAACTTTCGGAATTAGTTAGATGTCCAGTCAAAGTTCAAAGATGTGCTGGTAGGATTGTCCAGACAGAACTAGTAGTTCAAGTTGATCAAAGAGATATAGTTCCTGGAGATATTGTCATTTTTGAACCCGGAGACCTTTTTCCTGGAGATGTGAGATTGTTGTCTTCAAAACACCTTGTTGTAAG TCAGTCGTCATTAACAGGAGAGTCTGGGACGACTGAGAAAACATCTGATATCAGAGAAGATGCTAGCACTCCTTTACTCGATTTGAAGAATATTTGCTTCATG GGAACAAATGTAGTATCAGGTAGTGGAAGTGGTCTAGTTGTTTCCACTGGATCAATGACTTATATGAGCACCATGTTTTCGACCATTGGAAAGTCGAAACCACCAGATGACTTTGAGAACGGTGTCCGCCGCATATCTTATGCACTAATTGCTATCATGCTACTAATAGTCACCTTCATTGTTGCAACTGACTATTTTACATCTCATGATTTGAGTGAGAGTTTTCTTTTCGGAATCTCAGTTGCAAGTGCACTGACTCCTCAAATGCTTCCCCTCATAGTCAACACAAGTTTAGCAAAAGGAGCACTTGCTATGGCCAGAGACAGATGCATAGTCAAGAGCTTAACTGCCATACGAGACATGGGATCTAT GGATATCCTATGCATAGACAAGACTGGTACACTCACCATGGACCAAGCAATCATGGTTGGTTTTCTTGACAGTTGGGGTTCAGCCAAAGAAAAGGTTCTGCGCTTTGCTTTCCTAAACTCCTATTTCAAGACTGATCAAAAGTATCCCCTGGATGAcgcaattttgggatttgtaTATACAAATGGATACAGATTCCAGCCATCCAAGTTGAGAAAGATAGATGAGATTCCTTTCGATTTCATACGAAGAAGAGTATCTGTTATCCTGGAAGTTGAAGCAGAAAATAGAAACCATCAATTCCTTGATCGATTTATGGTAACTAAAGGGGCACTGGAAGAAGTTATAAAAGTTTGTTCTTTCATTGAGCATGTTGATAAGAATGAGATTAGTATTTTATCTCCAGAAGACCAACAGAGGATTTTATCAATGGGCGAAGAAATAAGCAATGAAGGATTAAGAGTTATAGCAGTTGCAACAAAGAGGCTGAAAACG CAAACAAGGAAAGAAAGCAGACCCAATGACGATACTGTTGAATCAGACATGGTGTTCCTTGGGCTTATAACATTCTTTGATCCACCCAAAGACTCAGCGAAGCAAGCTCTGTGGAGGTTGGCTGAGAAGGGAGTAAAAGCAAAAGTATTAACAGGTGACTCGCTTTATCTGGCAATAAAGATTTGCAAAGAAGTTGGCATCAGAACAACCCATGTCGTTACTGGACCAGAGCTTGAGCTACTCCAACAGGATTCCTTCCATGAGACTGTCAAAAGAGCAACAGTACTAGCTCGGCTCACACCAACACAGAAACTCCGAGTTGTTCAGTCCTTGCAGACAGCCGGTAACCATGTTGTTGGGTTTTTAGGAGATGGAGTAAACGACTCGCTTGCTCTAGATGCAGCCAATGTAGGTATCTCAGTTGATTCAGGAGCATCTGTTGCAAAAGACTATGCTGACATTATCTTGTTGGAGAAAGACCTTAATGTCCTAGTTGCAGGAGTTGAGCATGGTAGACTGACTTTTGGAAACACTATGAAGTACATAAAAATGTCAGTCATTGCCAATTTAGGAAGCGTTATCTCACTCTTGATAGCAACTTTGTGCTTGAAATATGAGCCTTTGACTCCTAAGCAGCTCCTTACTCAAAACTTCTTGTACAGTGTGGGGCAGATTGCAATCCCATGGGACAAAATGGAAGAAGATTATGTGAAGATCCCACAGAGATGGTCCGAGAAAGGCTTACCGATGTTCATTCTGTGGAATGGTCCAGTGTGTACACTCTGTGATGTTGCCACAGTTATGTTCCTTTGGTTCTACTATAAGATTTACAGTACAACGGATATAAaattcttccattctgcttggTTCATTGAAGGACTTCTGATGCAGACACTGATCATCCACTTGATCCGGACTGAGAAAATCCCCTTCATCCAAGAGTTTGCCTCATGGCCTGTGATATGTTCAACTATTGTGATTTCTGCCATTGGAATCTCAATTCCGTTCACATTGATCGGGAAAGTCATGGGATTTGTTTCCTTGCCACTGTCATACTTTGGGTTTCTGGTGGTGCTTTTTATAGGATATTTTTCAATTGGACAGGTGGTCAAGAGAGCTTACATTTTGGTTTACAAAAGATGGCTTTAG